In Arachis hypogaea cultivar Tifrunner chromosome 17, arahy.Tifrunner.gnm2.J5K5, whole genome shotgun sequence, a single window of DNA contains:
- the LOC112763030 gene encoding inositol transporter 1-like, translating to MLGFLGLIENYEKDKEKKKKNSELIVAMALVGAIFGATIGSYINDALGRKMAIVVANFCFAVGSLIMAITLNPCVIIIGHFLVGLGVGAASVTALVYIAEVSPSEIRGGLVGFNALMIIGGQFLSFVINYGLTKVLEDEIEILEFHLEKEQKNKVKVNYSYVFKLKDIRVAFICGAGLQAFQQFIGISIVLYYCPIIIQLAGFKSNNAALFFSLIVSGLNAGGTILGIYLIDASGRKMLTLGSLLGVAIALTILSVACFIIGHVNASQVYAWLAIVGLALYIIFFAPGMGLVPWAVNSEI from the exons ATGCTAGGCTTTTTGGGAttgattgaaaattatgaaaaagacaaggaaaagaagaagaagaattcg GAACTTATTGTTGCTATGGCCTTGGTTGGTGCAATATTTGGTGCTACCATTGGCAGTTACATTAATGATGCTTTAGGGCGAAAGATGGCAATTGTAGTAGCAAATTTTTGTTTTGCTGTAGGATCACTTATTATGGCTATTACACTAAATCCTTGTGTTATTATAATAGGCCATTTTTTGGTTGGCCTTGGTGTTGGTGCAGCTTCCGTTACTGCTCTTGTTTATATTGCAGAAGTATCACCATCTGAAATAAGAGGAGGATTAGTTGGCTTCAATGCTCTTATGATTATTGGTGGACAATTTCTTTCATTTGTCATCAATTATGGTTTGACAAAG GTCCTGG AAGATGAGATTGAGATTCTCGAATTTCACTTGGAGAAAGAACAGAAAAATAAGGTCAAAGTTAACTACAGTTATGTGTTCAAGCTGAAAGACATTAGAGTTGCGTTTATATGTGGGGCTGGACTTCAAGCATTCCAGCAATTTATCGGTATTAGCATTGTCTTGTATTATTGTCCAATAATCATCCAATTAGCTGGGTTCAAATCAAACAACGCTGCATTATTCTTCTCCCTCATTGTTTCTGGCTTGAATGCCGGTGGCACAATTCTTGGAATCTATCTTATCGATGCTTCAGGCCGCAAAATGCTCACTCTTGGTAGCTTATTAGGTGTGGCTATAGCCCTGACCATCCTCTCTGTGGCATGCTTTATTATAGGACATGTCAATGCCAGTCAAGTATATGCTTGGCTTGCGATCGTTGGTTTGGCTTTGTATATCATATTCTTTGCCCCTGGTATGGGTCTTGTGCCATGGGCAGTGAACTCAGAGATTTAA